A section of the Desulfuromonas acetoxidans DSM 684 genome encodes:
- a CDS encoding damage-control phosphatase ARMT1 family protein, whose translation MKTSHRCLPCFVEQTLSVLRMTDASPQQTETILRQALSLLSQIDFDATPPQTARLLHALIREKLDNPDPYADEKSRYQTLALQLYPKLEQQVKENTDPLLTALKLSIAGNSIDHGVYHAMDEARALQAIDSALHLPLVGDIERLRHDIASAESILFLADNAGEIVLDRLLIEQLPLNKTTVVVRGTAIINDALYAEAREAGLTQIVRVLDNGDNTPGTDLSLCRPDVRKAFDSTDLILAKGQGNYETLSEIDANIVFLLKAKCPVVAEHIGCQLNDALILHRLHC comes from the coding sequence ATGAAAACATCTCATCGTTGCTTACCGTGTTTTGTCGAACAAACCCTGAGTGTGTTGCGTATGACCGACGCATCACCGCAACAGACGGAAACCATTCTGCGTCAGGCTTTATCCCTGCTCAGCCAGATCGATTTCGATGCCACACCGCCGCAGACCGCCCGTCTGTTACACGCCCTGATTCGGGAAAAACTGGACAACCCGGATCCCTATGCCGATGAGAAAAGCCGCTATCAGACTCTGGCTCTGCAACTTTATCCAAAACTCGAACAACAGGTAAAAGAGAACACAGATCCGCTGCTAACCGCTTTAAAGCTGTCTATTGCCGGAAACAGCATTGATCATGGCGTGTATCACGCCATGGATGAGGCGCGCGCTCTGCAGGCGATTGACAGTGCCCTTCATCTGCCTCTGGTCGGTGATATTGAACGACTACGCCATGATATTGCTTCTGCGGAATCGATTCTTTTTTTGGCTGACAATGCCGGTGAAATCGTCCTTGATCGCTTATTGATTGAGCAGTTGCCGTTGAATAAAACAACAGTGGTTGTTCGAGGAACTGCGATTATCAACGATGCCCTTTATGCAGAAGCCCGTGAGGCGGGTTTGACGCAGATTGTTCGCGTTCTCGACAATGGTGACAATACTCCCGGAACCGATCTGTCCTTGTGTCGGCCCGATGTACGAAAAGCTTTTGACAGTACTGATCTGATCCTGGCCAAGGGACAGGGAAATTACGAAACACTCAGTGAGATAGATGCCAATATCGTCTTCCTACTCAAAGCAAAATGCCCGGTTGTCGCAGAACACATCGGTTGCCAACTCAACGATGCTCTAATCTTGCACCGTCTCCATTGTTAA
- a CDS encoding two-component system sensor histidine kinase NtrB: MPLHPCRENHICPIGKGACPGVCIFADIFEDINLGIMVFDLEHEKIAFFNPAVEKLLTPQLDIEDYPSLKEQLFKDLEADIPVTAPVSSSFQFYDKVLGYSVYPISANRFLWVFIQDITEKIRLESIADAVNTMDNLGYVFSGIRHEIGNPINSAKMALSVLKDNFATFSNDTVLEFVDRSLDELKRVEFLLKSLRNINMYETPDLSHINLSHFLDNFISLAWSDFSDKGICINTDFHLKAKWAFVDPRPLQQVLLNIFTNAADALENREPKTIELCTRLNHGFIWIHITDSGCGIAEKELNNLFKPFFTLKPQGTGLGLVICRKMLARMNCTIEITSEENIGTTVSISIPEGCSDTLLG, translated from the coding sequence ATGCCTCTTCATCCATGTCGCGAAAATCACATCTGTCCGATCGGAAAAGGCGCCTGTCCTGGCGTGTGCATCTTTGCCGATATTTTTGAAGACATCAATCTGGGAATAATGGTCTTTGACCTGGAACATGAAAAAATTGCTTTTTTCAACCCTGCGGTCGAAAAACTGCTTACACCACAGCTCGACATTGAGGATTATCCGTCCCTCAAAGAACAACTGTTTAAAGACCTTGAGGCCGATATTCCGGTGACCGCACCCGTTTCATCGTCATTTCAATTCTATGACAAAGTACTCGGCTATTCGGTTTACCCGATTTCCGCTAACCGCTTTTTGTGGGTGTTTATTCAGGACATCACGGAAAAAATACGCCTGGAATCCATCGCTGATGCCGTGAACACCATGGATAATCTTGGTTATGTGTTTTCCGGGATTCGCCATGAAATCGGTAATCCGATCAATTCAGCCAAGATGGCTCTGAGTGTTCTCAAGGATAATTTTGCCACCTTTTCCAATGACACGGTTCTCGAATTTGTCGACCGTTCTCTGGACGAACTGAAGCGGGTGGAATTTCTGCTGAAAAGCTTACGTAATATTAACATGTACGAAACCCCGGATCTTTCCCATATCAATCTGTCCCATTTCCTGGACAACTTTATCTCCTTGGCGTGGTCTGACTTCTCAGACAAGGGGATCTGCATCAATACCGATTTTCATCTTAAGGCCAAATGGGCCTTTGTCGATCCACGTCCTTTACAACAGGTGCTGTTAAATATTTTCACCAATGCTGCCGATGCCCTTGAAAACAGGGAGCCCAAAACCATTGAGCTGTGTACCCGCCTCAATCACGGTTTTATCTGGATTCATATTACCGATTCAGGGTGCGGTATTGCTGAAAAAGAGCTCAACAATCTGTTCAAACCATTCTTTACCCTCAAACCACAGGGCACCGGACTGGGCCTGGTTATTTGTCGCAAAATGCTGGCGCGGATGAACTGCACCATCGAAATCACCAGTGAAGAAAACATCGGGACCACCGTGTCAATTTCAATTCCGGAGGGTTGCAGTGACACCTTGCTCGGCTAA
- a CDS encoding sigma-54-dependent transcriptional regulator: MTPCSAKKNLLIIDDDELFCDAVKIGLHSADLAIHVAHKGQDGLAFCKKNHVDVILLDQKLPDGEGRNFCPQLLQVNDQVKIIFITAYPSFDNAVRGIQVGAHDYLSKPFELEELRLTIDQMFHTQKLEKNVALQHYKRHREHSDTVLISHGGLNDTQDVVHRAAQSQAPVIITGETGTGKNVVAKYIHFHSQRSDNGFLNINCAALPENLIEAELFGTTKGAFTGATETRKGIFEIADGGTLLLDEIGEMPLHLQTKLLSVLEEGQIRKLGSHSVKPVDVRIIAATNRDLEQAVKENRFREDLYFRLNVLRIHVPPLRQRQQDIPDLCRHFLQKIPDATHMVLPEQELDQLCHYHWPGNVRELKNIIERAVIFQRQGTIYPSQLLQTTQESSAPSSAAVHLSLEDVTRRHILQVLDAHQGNQTQTATVLGISLSTLKRRLKQYDTRSN; the protein is encoded by the coding sequence GTGACACCTTGCTCGGCTAAAAAAAATCTGTTGATCATTGATGATGACGAATTGTTCTGTGATGCGGTGAAAATCGGCCTACACAGTGCCGACCTGGCCATTCACGTTGCCCACAAGGGACAGGATGGTTTGGCGTTCTGTAAAAAGAACCATGTGGATGTCATCCTGTTGGACCAAAAATTACCCGACGGAGAAGGACGCAACTTCTGCCCGCAATTGCTTCAGGTCAACGATCAGGTCAAAATCATTTTCATCACAGCCTACCCCAGCTTTGACAATGCCGTCAGGGGAATACAGGTCGGAGCGCATGACTACCTGTCTAAACCATTTGAGCTGGAGGAACTTCGTCTGACCATTGACCAGATGTTTCACACCCAGAAGCTGGAAAAAAACGTTGCCCTGCAACATTACAAGCGCCATCGTGAGCACAGTGATACCGTTCTGATCAGCCACGGCGGTTTAAACGACACCCAGGATGTTGTCCATCGAGCCGCGCAGAGTCAGGCGCCGGTCATCATTACCGGAGAAACCGGCACTGGAAAGAATGTTGTCGCCAAATACATCCACTTTCACAGTCAACGTAGCGATAACGGTTTTCTCAATATCAATTGTGCAGCCCTGCCGGAAAACCTCATTGAGGCGGAACTGTTCGGCACCACCAAAGGAGCGTTTACCGGTGCAACCGAAACCCGCAAAGGGATTTTTGAAATAGCCGATGGCGGCACTTTGCTGCTTGATGAAATCGGCGAAATGCCTCTACACCTGCAAACCAAGTTGCTGAGCGTTCTCGAAGAGGGGCAGATCAGGAAACTGGGCAGCCACAGTGTTAAACCGGTAGATGTGCGGATTATCGCCGCCACCAACCGTGATCTTGAGCAGGCGGTCAAAGAGAATCGTTTTCGTGAAGACCTCTATTTTCGCCTGAATGTCTTGCGTATTCATGTGCCGCCGTTACGCCAACGACAACAGGATATCCCTGATCTTTGCCGTCATTTTTTGCAGAAAATCCCTGATGCGACCCACATGGTTCTCCCCGAACAGGAACTCGATCAATTGTGCCACTACCATTGGCCGGGCAATGTCCGTGAACTGAAAAACATCATTGAGCGGGCCGTCATCTTCCAGCGTCAGGGGACCATCTATCCTTCACAACTTCTTCAGACCACCCAGGAGAGTTCAGCACCCTCTTCGGCTGCTGTCCATCTGTCTCTGGAAGATGTGACCCGGCGCCATATTCTCCAGGTACTTGATGCCCATCAGGGCAACCAGACACAAACCGCCACCGTTCTCGGCATCTCTTTATCAACGTTAAAGCGCCGTTTGAAGCAGTACGACACCCGTTCAAACTGA
- a CDS encoding response regulator: protein MKQILIVDDEKKFLLSLTEGLKSRLNDVKVFTAHNGKEALEVLKFTTVDLLVTDLKMPIMDGFELLAIMSTHFASTPVIVMTAFGTPHIEKHIRQFGSVQYLEKPTELAVMANKIRQTLADKAQGFIQGITLPTFAQLMELEKKSCTLRIKQGDKIGQLYFYQGDLVDATCNGQNGDEAAYAIFSWKDVVIEMQPADRQRHRCITTKLSHILLDALRQEDEKQTPQKEQTNDSVALDPCGPQPDTIPGNQPDSNTPTKEINIMTVQEKLKEFNQVDGFAGVGVFTPSGESLALLTSEAKGNMKEVGVLANNLLMTAQKATMEMGIGLGQLVHIESEHAHIFACCFNEGSDPLKSQPGKAHIHLVLVLTSDSGVGMAKLKIEKLTKVIAEDFRI from the coding sequence ATGAAACAGATCCTCATCGTTGACGATGAAAAGAAATTTCTGCTCAGCCTGACCGAAGGACTCAAATCACGCCTCAATGACGTCAAGGTCTTTACCGCCCACAACGGTAAAGAGGCGCTGGAGGTTTTAAAGTTCACGACCGTCGATCTGTTGGTCACGGATCTGAAGATGCCGATCATGGATGGCTTTGAATTATTGGCCATCATGAGCACGCATTTCGCATCAACACCGGTCATTGTAATGACCGCATTCGGCACGCCACACATTGAAAAACACATCCGTCAATTCGGCTCCGTCCAATATCTGGAAAAGCCTACAGAACTTGCTGTCATGGCCAACAAAATCCGCCAGACATTGGCAGATAAAGCGCAGGGTTTTATCCAGGGGATCACCTTGCCCACTTTTGCCCAGCTCATGGAACTGGAAAAGAAAAGCTGCACATTGCGGATCAAACAGGGCGACAAGATCGGCCAGCTCTATTTTTATCAAGGCGATCTGGTTGATGCCACGTGCAATGGCCAAAACGGTGATGAAGCGGCCTATGCCATTTTCAGCTGGAAGGATGTCGTGATCGAGATGCAACCCGCCGACCGCCAACGTCACCGTTGTATCACCACCAAGTTAAGCCACATTCTGCTTGATGCGTTGCGTCAGGAAGATGAGAAACAGACACCTCAAAAGGAACAAACTAACGATAGCGTCGCGTTGGACCCATGCGGACCACAACCCGACACAATCCCCGGTAACCAACCGGACTCTAACACCCCAACCAAGGAGATCAATATCATGACTGTTCAAGAAAAACTCAAAGAATTCAATCAAGTTGACGGATTTGCCGGTGTCGGCGTTTTCACACCCTCCGGAGAATCACTGGCACTGCTGACCTCGGAAGCCAAAGGCAACATGAAGGAAGTTGGTGTTCTGGCCAACAATCTGCTGATGACCGCACAAAAAGCCACCATGGAAATGGGTATCGGTCTGGGGCAACTGGTTCATATCGAATCTGAGCATGCCCATATCTTTGCCTGTTGCTTCAACGAAGGCAGTGACCCGTTAAAATCACAGCCGGGGAAAGCCCACATTCACCTGGTTCTGGTGCTAACGTCGGATTCAGGCGTCGGCATGGCTAAACTAAAAATCGAAAAATTGACCAAAGTGATCGCTGAAGATTTCCGCATCTGA
- a CDS encoding arylesterase: MKRHTVTWLLGVVMTLSLLSGCQRSHLSEVSPDGVIVAFGDSLTVGVGANRSDSYPSVLQQLTGRQVINAGISGETTAEGAKRLPEVLADTEPELLILLEGGNDILRNHNLTQTRNHLATMIEYAQNQGVQVVLIAVPEKNLFSEQAPLYRELAEEYQVVLIDDMISDLLRTPSYKSDTIHLNARGYRVMAEEIYSVLEREGAF; the protein is encoded by the coding sequence GTGAAGCGACATACTGTGACATGGTTGTTGGGGGTGGTGATGACCCTTAGTCTGCTGTCGGGCTGTCAACGCTCTCATCTTTCTGAAGTTTCACCAGACGGGGTGATTGTGGCTTTTGGTGACAGTCTGACTGTCGGGGTTGGCGCCAATCGTTCCGACAGTTACCCCAGCGTGTTGCAACAGCTTACCGGGCGTCAGGTGATCAATGCCGGGATCTCAGGAGAAACCACAGCCGAGGGGGCTAAGAGGCTGCCGGAGGTTCTGGCCGATACGGAACCGGAGTTGCTGATTTTGCTTGAAGGCGGCAATGACATTCTGCGCAATCATAACCTGACTCAAACCCGGAATCATCTCGCCACTATGATCGAATATGCCCAGAACCAGGGTGTGCAAGTGGTGTTAATCGCGGTTCCCGAAAAAAATCTGTTTTCTGAACAGGCCCCGCTGTACCGGGAACTGGCGGAAGAGTATCAGGTGGTGTTGATTGATGATATGATCTCTGATCTGTTGCGTACACCATCGTATAAATCGGACACCATCCACCTCAATGCCCGTGGTTATCGGGTGATGGCCGAAGAGATCTATTCGGTCCTGGAGCGGGAAGGAGCTTTTTAA
- a CDS encoding thermonuclease family protein translates to MFSFAASSIVVENIDRQHTLTIVIDGFHRKQVRLYGIDIPDEDQPFGVAATHRLKQLTRQPFQLKTIRQDEQGRAIALLTLTSGHSINGQMVAQGYAWVDNKQYRKEICSEWLDAQIDAKQKKIGLWSQHNPLPPWQWRKKQH, encoded by the coding sequence ATGTTCTCATTTGCAGCATCGTCTATCGTTGTTGAAAACATTGACCGCCAACATACCCTGACAATTGTGATCGATGGTTTTCACCGTAAACAGGTACGTCTCTACGGCATTGACATTCCGGATGAAGACCAACCTTTTGGCGTTGCCGCAACTCACCGTTTGAAACAGCTCACCCGCCAGCCGTTTCAGCTCAAAACCATTCGTCAGGATGAACAGGGCCGAGCCATTGCCCTGCTTACCCTCACATCTGGCCATTCAATCAATGGACAAATGGTTGCTCAAGGTTATGCGTGGGTGGATAACAAGCAGTACCGCAAAGAGATCTGTTCGGAGTGGCTGGATGCACAGATTGACGCCAAGCAGAAAAAGATCGGACTGTGGTCACAACACAATCCGCTCCCGCCCTGGCAATGGCGCAAGAAACAACACTGA